One genomic window of Cercospora beticola chromosome 5, complete sequence includes the following:
- a CDS encoding uncharacterized protein (MEROPS:MER0003443), with product MANRSRTLPLVPLPHSLVLLPGVTTRVPLQNRADIAAILAKLYSTAATPRAETSSVTVGCVPLNSQFLSPDGKHFLEEKDASKQKIESEPTNVRKKDLFQYGTMARVTGVQGRRAGELTLVVEGITRFHIDKVTQERPYFEAKVTLHEEQRVAEDNEQIHNMFANLKQLSRELIALIRLSALLPRGPQMTLSPILARRLELYIVRKDVQEAGVLADFMTNIIDCTHADKLRILSATDVGERLARITEILQRQITTIQGNSRILSVTTQQNPSQTGVIDLETLNRLRQDPRLRRMGNGQIPPVGMGPGMGGGQGQDDEVNEIEELKKKLDEAGLSPEAKKVADRELKRLAKMNPAQAEHQVCRNYLENLAEIPWTKMTEDNLDTSTMAKAKKQLDDDHYGLEKVKKRLLEYLAVLKLKQAVNQDLDKQIEQIAKAIEPAKEQASADAAINGDEDVAPSTQLVKKDAEVKKEPSQKEISLLKHKKMVDKSPILLLVGPPGVGKTSLAKSVATALGRQFHRISLGGVRDEAEIRGHRRTYVAAMPGLIVNGLKKVGVANPVFLLDEIDKVGSASNHGDPSAAMLEVLDPEQNSTFVDHYVNIPIDLSKVLFIATANSLDTIPPPLLDRMETIQLPGYTTLEKRHIANRHLIPKQITTNGLKLENVLMKDEVVDKVITSYTREAGVRNLEREIGTVCRSKAVQYAEARDTNTLPAYTPVVTVEDLEDMLGIERYEEEIAARSSQPGVVTGLVAYSTGSQGSILFIEVADMPGAGGVKLTGKLGDVLKESVEVALSWVKSHAYELALTDNPNEDIMKARSIHVHCPSGAIPKDGPSAGLAHTIALISLFSGKRVPPTIAMTGEVALRGKVMPVGGIKEKLIGALRAGVKKVLLPVQNRKDVKDLPQEVLDGLEIVHVGHIWEALPQIWPESEWPGQRGWTGAVESRL from the coding sequence ATGGCGAACCGATCTCGCACCCTCCCACTCGTCCCGCTCCCACACTCGTTAGTCCTCCTGCCGGGAGTGACTACACGTGTTCCTCTCCAGAACCGCGCAGACATCGCCGCCATCCTCGCCAAGCTCTATAGCACCGCTGCTACTCCACGCGCAGAGACCAGCAGTGTCACCGTTGGCTGTGTGCCACTCAACAGCCAGTTCCTCTCTCCCGATGGCAAACACTTCctcgaggagaaggatgcttcgaagcagaagatagAATCCGAGCCCACTAACGTACGAAAGAAGGATCTGTTCCAATATGGCACCATGGCTAGAGTCACGGGTGTGCAAGGACGGCGGGCCGGAGAGTTGACACTCGTTGTGGAAGGCATCACACGCTTCCACATTGACAAGGTTACGCAAGAGCGACCATACTTCGAAGCCAAAGTGACACTTCACGAGGAGCAGCGCGTGGCCGAGGATAACGAACAGATTCACAACATGTTTGCCAACCTCAAGCAACTCAGCAGGGAGCTCATCGCTCTGATTCGCCTCTCTGCCTTGCTACCACGAGGTCCCCAGATGACTCTCTCGCCCATCCTGGCCCGTCGTCTGGAGCTCTACATTGTGCGCAAGGATGTGCAGGAAGCCGGAGTGTTAGCGGACTTTATGACCAATATCATTGATTGCACACATGCGGATAAGCTACGCATCCTCTCCGCCACTGATGTGGGCGAGAGATTGGCTCGGATTACCGAGATCCTGCAGCGACAGATCACCACCATCCAAGGCAACAGCCGCATATTGTCAGTGACGACCCAGCAGAACCCGAGCCAGACGGGCGTCATCGATCTCGAGACACTCAACAGACTGAGGCAGGATCCACGCTTACGGCGCATGGGCAATGGACAAATCCCTCCCGTCGGAATGGGCCCAGGCATGGGAGGCGGACAAGGACAGGATGACGAGGTCAACGAGATtgaggagctgaagaagaagttggatGAAGCAGGCTTGAGTCCAGAAGCGAAAAAGGTGGCCGATCGCGAGTTGAAGAGGCTGGCGAAGATGAACCCGGCACAAGCAGAACACCAAGTCTGCAGAAATTACCTCGAGAACTTGGCCGAGATTCCATGGACCAAGATGACCGAAGATAATCTGGACACGAGCACAATGGCcaaagcgaagaagcagtTGGACGATGACCACTATGGGTTggagaaggtcaagaagaGACTGTTGGAATACCTGGCAGtgttgaagctgaagcaagcCGTCAACCAAGATTTGGACAAGCAGATTGAGCAGATTGCAAAGGCGATTGAACCGGCGAAAGAGCAAGCGTCAGCCGATGCAGCGATCAATGGCGATGAGGACGTGGCGCCATCAACGCAGCTCGTCAAGAAAGATGctgaggtgaagaaggagccaaGTCAAAAGGAGATCAGCTTGCTGAAGCACAAGAAGATGGTCGATAAATCGCCCATCCTACTCCTTGTTGGCCCTCCAGGTGTTGGAAAGACCTCGCTCGCCAAGTCCGTTGCCACAGCCCTGGGCCGACAATTCCACCGCATCTCGCTTGGTGGTGTCAGAGACGAGGCTGAGATTCGCGGCCATCGGAGAACATACGTCGCTGCCATGCCTGGACTGATCGTGAACGGCTTGAAGAAGGTCGGAGTTGCCAATCCTGTCTTCCTTCTTGACGAAATCGACAAGGTCGGCTCTGCCTCGAACCACGGCGATCCATCAGCTGCCATGTTGGAAGTGCTTGATCCGGAGCAGAACTCCACATTCGTGGACCACTATGTCAACATTCCTATCGATCTTAGCAAggtcctcttcatcgccacTGCCAACTCGCTCGACACCATTCCACCACCGCTACTTGATCGTATGGAGACCATCCAGCTCCCAGGATACACGACGCTTGAAAAGCGACACATCGCCAATCGACATCTCATTCCCAAGCAGATCACAACAAACGGCCTCAAGCTTGAGAATGTACTCATGAAGGATGAGGTCGTAGACAAGGTCATCACATCATACACACGTGAAGCAGGAGTGCGAAATCTGGAACGAGAAATTGGAACAGTATGTCGCTCCAAAGCTGTGCAGTACGCCGAAGCACGCGACACAAATACACTACCGGCCTACACACCTGTCGTCACAGTCGAGGATCTCGAAGACATGCTCGGCATCGAACGCtacgaagaagaaatcgcTGCTCGCTCCTCCCAACCCGGAGTCGTCACTGGTCTTGTGGCCTACAGCACCGGATCCCAAGGCAGCATTCTCTTCATTGAAGTCGCCGACATGCCCGGTGCTGGCGGCGTCAAACTCACAGGCAAGCTCGGCGATGTGCTGAAAGAATCCGTTGAAGTCGCCCTTTCATGGGTCAAGTCCCACGCGTACGAACTCGCTCTCACGGACAACCCGAACGAAGACATCATGAAAGCACGAAGTATCCACGTCCACTGCCCATCAGGTGCAATCCCCAAAGACGGACCTTCAGCCGGTCTCGCACATACCATTGCTCTCATCTCGCTCTTCAGCGGGAAGCGCGTCCCACCCACAATCGCCATGACAGGCGAAGTCGCGTTGCGAGGAAAAGTCATGCCTGTAGGCGGCATTAAAGAGAAACTTATTGGTGCGCTAAGAGCTGGTGTGAAGAAAGTCCTGCTACCGGTGCAGAATCGCAAGGACGTGAAGGATCTGCCGCAAGAGGTTTTGGATGGGTTGGAGATTGTCCATGTTGGACACATCTGGGAGGCTTTGCCGCAGATCTGGCCAGAGAGTGAGTGGCCTGGTCAGAGAGGCTGGACGGGTGCTGTTGAGAGTCGGTTGTAG
- the ADH1 gene encoding Alcohol dehydrogenase produces the protein MAPQIPEMQWAQVIEKTGGPVEYKQIPVQKPGPDEILVNIKYSGVCHTDLHAVNGDWPLPTKLPLVGGHEGAGEVVAMGELVHDWQIGDYAGVKWINGSCLSCDFCQTSDEPLCGKALLSGYTVDGSFQQYCIAKAAHAARIPKECDLAAISPVLCAGITVYKGLKESGARPGQTVAIVGAGGGLGSLAQQYARAMGLRTIAIDSGDEKRKMCLEQLGSYAFVDFAKSQNVVKDVQAATEDGLGPHAVILVAVNEKPFQQAAEYVRPRGTVICIGLPAGAYLRAPVFESVIKMVTIKGSYVGNRKDSSEAIEFFRRGVIKAPFKIVGMSELQKVYDLMHAGQIAGRYVLDTSK, from the exons ATGGCTCCTCAAATCCCAGAAATGCAATGGGCCCAGGTCATTGAGAAGACTGGCGGTCCTGTTGAGTACAAGCAAATTCCCGTCCAGAAGCCAGGACCAGATGAGATTCTCGTCAATATCAAGTATTCCGGTGTATGTCACACCGACTTGCACGCTGTGAATGGAGACTGGCCACTTCCAACCAAGCTTCCACTTGTTGGCGGACACGAAGGTGCTGGCGAAGTCGTGGCCATGGGCGAACTCGTCCACGACTGGCAGAT TGGCGACTATGCTGGTGTCAAGTGGATTAACGGATCTTGCTTGTCTTGCGACTTCTGCCAGACCTCTGACGAACCTCTGTGCGGCAAGGCCCTCTTGTCTGGCTACACCGTCGATGGCTCCTTCCAGCAATACTGCATTGCCAAGGCAGCACACGCAGCTCGCATTCCAAAGGAGTGTGACCTTGCCGCGATCTCTCCCGTGCTGTGCGCCGGTATCACCGTCTACAAGGGACTGAAGGAGTCAGGAGCCAGGCCAGGTCAGACTGTCGCCATTGTAGGTGCCGGTGGTGGTCTCGGTTCGCTCGCACAACAATACGCCCGCGCTATGGGCCTGAGGACTATTGCCATCGACAGTGGTgatgagaagaggaagatgtgCTTGGAGCAGCTCGGCTCCTACGCATTCGTCGACTTCGCCAAGAGCCAGAACGTCGTCAAGGATGTGCAGGCTGCTACCGAAGACGGTCTTGGCCCACACGCCGTCATCCTTGTCGCAGTAAACGAGAAGCCATTCCAGCAAGCCGCCGAG TACGTCCGACCTCGTGGTACAGTCATCTGCATTGGTCTACCAGCCGGTGCTTATCTGCGCGCACCCGTGTTCGAGTCTGTCATCAAGATGGTCACCATCAAGGGCTCCTATGTCGGTAACCGCAAGGACAGCTCAGAGGCCATCGAATTCTTCCGCCGCGGCGTCATCAAGGCACCATTCAAGATTGTTGGTATGTCCGAGCTCCAGAAGGTGTACGATCTTATGCACGCGGGTCAGATCGCAGGCCGATATGTCTTGGACACTTCGAAGTAG